The Artemia franciscana chromosome 18, ASM3288406v1, whole genome shotgun sequence genome includes a window with the following:
- the LOC136038912 gene encoding protein angel homolog 2-like, whose amino-acid sequence MNLTEIRKWETPRNCQRPKENQKTQSLNFTIMSYNVLAQGYIETMPYLYYKCNEENLKWQNRKERLFNQFKMSNADIVCLQEVEVDYYYKTYLSYFQSQGYDGVFKQKTQGKIDGCATFLKKCKFSLKEDHSLEMLKNGIDLLNRDNIALISILTPFKNPDKQICIVNTHLLYNRKREDVRLAQLQVLLAEINRVACKNTNYFPVILCGDLNLTPSSKLYSFLSQGRLKYEHLDIKKLTDCDSQKIGKTFLPKELYISDSCQYLQELKQNNCIEEEIFSSGTLTHKFAFKSVYNSDKFPKVRLNSICHNLVDYILYSNIDEKLNKHEKQELILIERLRLPTYKDCLKIGPLPNSQNGSDHYYLEARFRWNCE is encoded by the coding sequence ATGAATCTAACGGAAATCAGAAAGTGGGAAACTCCAAGAAATTGTCAAAGgccaaaagaaaaccaaaaaactcaatctttaaattttacaattatgTCATATAATGTACTAGCTCAAGGGTATATCGAAACAATGCCGTATTTGTACTATAAATGTaacgaagaaaatttaaaatggcaAAACAGGAAAGAAAGACTTTTTAACCAATTCAAAATGTCAAACGCAGATATTGTATGCTTACAGGAAGTGGAGGTTGACTATTATTATAAAACCTACTTATCGTATTTTCAATCTCAGGGGTATGACGGAGTGTTTAAACAAAAAACCCAAGGAAAGATTGATGGGTGTGCcacctttttaaaaaaatgtaaatttagcCTAAAAGAAGATCATTCCTTAGAAATGCTAAAGAATGGAATAGATCTACTTAATCGAGATAACATTGCACTTATTTCTATTCTCACCCCATTTAAGAACCCGGATAAACAGATATGCATTGTAAACACGCATTTGTTATACAACCGTAAAAGAGAAGATGTGCGTTTAGCCCAACTCCAAGTACTTCTTGCAGAAATTAACCGCGTTGCTTGCAAAAATACTAACTACTTTCCAGTTATCCTTTGTGGTGATTTGAATTTAACCCCTTCAAGCAAATTATACTCTTTTTTAAGCCAAGGAAGGCTTAAGTATGAACACctagatataaaaaaactaactgaCTGTGATTcacaaaaaattgggaaaacctTCCTCCCAAAGGAGCTATATATTTCTGATTCTTGTCAATACTTACAAGAACTAAAACAGAATAACTGCAttgaagaagaaattttttcatcCGGTACATTAACGCATAAATTTGCCTTTAAAAGTGTTTATAATTCAGATAAATTTCCAAAAGTTCGTTTGAATTCAATTTGTCACAACTTAGTTGACTATATTCTCTACAGTAATATTGACgaaaaattgaacaaacatgaaaaacaagaattaataCTAATAGAAAGGCTTCGTCTCCCAACATACAAGGACTGCTTAAAAATAGGACCATTACCTAATAGTCAAAATGGATCAGACCATTATTACCTTGAAGCAAGATTTCGTTGGAAttgtgaataa